The following proteins are encoded in a genomic region of Bubalus kerabau isolate K-KA32 ecotype Philippines breed swamp buffalo chromosome 15, PCC_UOA_SB_1v2, whole genome shotgun sequence:
- the ZNF202 gene encoding zinc finger protein 202, which yields MATALEPEDQDLWEEEGILMVKLEDDFPCRPESVSQRDDPVLETSHQNFRRFRYQEAASPREALIRLRELCRQWLRPERRTKEQILELLVLEQFLTVLPGELQSWVRGQRPESGEEAVTLVEGLQKQPRRPRRWVTVHVHGQEVLSEETVPPGAEPGSPSELQDPAQTLTPEELREETTQSPVLGASEEQTLCQESELQPLQKSEVPVLQDPALPEERNSGNSEMVALLTALSQGLVTFKDVAVCFSQDQWSDLDPTQKEFYGEYVLEEDCGIVVSLSFPIPRLDEISHVREEEPLVPDVPEPQEPEEPEILSFTYTGDRSDDDEECPGQEDLSLEDPHRSVSGDAEIHQTPDWEIVFEDDPGRLNERRLGTKISQVSSSTNLQETMPVHPLLGRHHNCPVCGKSFTCNSHLIRHLRTHTGEKPYKCMECGKSYTRSSHLARHQKVHRTNAPHKYLLNRRSLGEAAPLVQAERTPPVEKPYRCEDCGKHFRWTSDLVRHQRTHTGEKPFFCTICGKSFSQKSVLTTHQRIHVGGKPYLCGECGEDFSDHRRYLAHRKTHAAEELYLCSECGRCFSHSAAFAKHLRGHASVRPCRCSECGKSFSRRDHLVRHQRTHTGEKPFTCPTCGKSFSRGYHLIRHQRTHSQKAS from the exons ATGGCTACTGCCTTGGAGCCGGAGGACCAGGATCTTTGGGAAGAAGAGGGAATTCTCATGGTGAAACTGGAAGATGACTTCCCCTGTCGGCCAGAGTCTGTCTCACAGAGGGATGACCCTGTGCTTGAGACGTCACACCAGAACTTCCGGCGCTTCCGCTACCAGGAAGCAGCCAGCCCGCGAGAAGCCCTCATCCGACTCCGAGAACTGTGTCGTCAGTGGCTGAGGCCAGAGCGCAGGACGAAGGAGCAGATCCTGGAGCTGCTGGTGCTTGAGCAGTTCCTCACTGTCCTGCCCGGAGAGCTGCAGAGCTGGGTGCGGGGCCAGCGGCCCGAGAGCGGCGAGGAGGCCGTGACCCTGGTGGAGGGTTTGCAGAAACAGCCCAGGAGACCAAGGCggtgg GTGACTGTCCATGTTCACGGCCAGGAAGTCCTGTCCGAGGAGACAGTGCCTCCAGGAGCAGAGCCCGGGTCACCTAGTGAGCTGCAGGACCCTGCACAGACCTTGACCCCCGAGGAGCTCCGTGAGGAGACCACACAGAGCCCAGTTCTGGGGGCGTCAGAAGAGCAGACCTTGTGCCAGGAGTCGGAGCTCCAGCCCCTGCAGAAGAGCG AGGTTCCAGTGCTTCAGGACCCAGCCCTTCCCGAAGAGAGGAACTCTGGAAACTCTGAGATGGTCGCCCTTCTCACTGCTCTATCACAG GGCTTGGTCACTTTCAAGGATGTGGCCGTATGCTTCTCCCAGGACCAGTGGAGCGATCTGGATCCAACCCAGAAAGAGTTCTATGGGGAATATGTCTTGGAAGAAGACTGTGGAATCGTGGTCTCCCTGT CCTTTCCAATCCCCAGACTAGACGAGATCTCCCATGTCAGAGAAGAAGAGCCTCTGGTCCCAGACGTCCCAGAGCCTCAGGAGCCTGAAGAGCCAGAAATTCTGAGTTTCACCTATACAG gagacaggagtGACGACGACGAAGAGTGTCCTGGGCAAGAAGATCTGAGTTTGGAGGATCCACACAGGTCTGTGTCAGGAGATGCAGAAATTCACCAAACTCCAGACTGGGAAATAGTCTTTGAGGATGATCCTGGTAGACTTAATGAAAGAAGATTAGGCACAAAGATTTCTCAAGTCAGTAGTTCAACGAACCTTCAGGAAACCATGCCCGTCCACCCACTGTTAGGGAGACATCATAACTGTCCTGTGTGTGGAAAGAGTTTCACTTGTAACTCCCACCTCATTCGACACCTGAGAACTCACACGGGAGAGAAGCCCTATAAATGCATGGAGTGTGGGAAGAGCTACACACGGAGCTCCCATCTCGCCAGGCACCAAAAGGTACACAGGACAAATGCTCCTCACAAATACCTGCTAAACCGGAGGAGTCTGGGTGAGGCCGCCCCTCTGGTCCAGGCGGAGAGAACCCCACCCGTGGAGAAGCCCTATAGGTGTGAGGACTGCGGGAAGCACTTCCGCTGGACTTCCGACCTCGTCAGGCACCAGAGGACGCACACGGGAGAGAAGCCCTTCTTCTGTACCATCTGTGGCAAAAGCTTCAGCCAGAAATCCGTGCTCACCACCCACCAAAGAATCCACGTCGGAGGCAAGCCCTACCTGTGCGGGGAATGCGGCGAGGACTTCAGCGACCACAGGCGGTACCTGGCCCACCGGAAGACACACGCGGCCGAGGAGCTGTACCTGTGCAGCGAGTGCGGGCGCTGCTTCAGCCACAGCGCCGCCTTCGCCAAGCACCTGCGGGGACACGCCTCAGTGAGGCCCTGCCGCTGCAGCGAGTGTGGGAAGAGCTTCAGCCGGAGGGACCACCTTGTCAGGCACCAGCGGACACACACAGGCGAGAAGCCGTTCACGTGCCCTACATGCGGGAAGAGCTTCAGCAGAGGCTACCACTTAATCAGGCACCAGAGGACCCATTCACAAAAGGCCTCCTAG